In a single window of the Campylobacter hyointestinalis subsp. lawsonii genome:
- the lpxC gene encoding UDP-3-O-acyl-N-acetylglucosamine deacetylase, producing the protein MKQTTIAKKVEGVGIGLHKGEPIKIILEPLEKDMGIVFYRSDLGTSFRAEPKNVINTQMATVVGNEKGYVSTIEHLLGAINGYGIDNIRIVLDANEVPVMDGSAISFCMMLDEAGVRELDGDKKVLVIKKDVEVKEGDKYVKVSPSKNPKFNYTIKFENPVIGKQSYTFEFSKQNFINEIARARTFGFLKDVQKLNAMGLALGGSLDNAVVIDDTHILNPEGLRFEDEFVRHKILDAIGDISLLGAPMVGDYEAYAGSHDLNHKLTKAILADEKNYEIVTIKEGLKEPEYAKAFA; encoded by the coding sequence TTGAAACAAACAACGATAGCAAAAAAGGTCGAGGGAGTAGGTATCGGTCTGCATAAAGGTGAGCCGATTAAGATCATACTTGAACCGCTAGAAAAAGATATGGGTATAGTTTTTTATAGAAGCGATTTGGGGACTAGCTTTAGGGCTGAGCCAAAAAATGTCATAAATACGCAAATGGCGACTGTAGTTGGAAATGAAAAAGGCTACGTTTCTACTATAGAACATCTTCTTGGAGCCATAAATGGCTATGGAATAGACAATATCCGAATAGTTTTAGACGCAAACGAAGTACCTGTTATGGACGGAAGTGCGATAAGCTTTTGTATGATGCTAGATGAAGCCGGTGTTAGGGAGCTTGATGGCGATAAAAAAGTTCTTGTGATAAAAAAAGATGTCGAGGTAAAAGAGGGCGATAAATACGTAAAAGTAAGTCCTAGCAAAAATCCTAAATTTAACTATACTATCAAATTTGAAAATCCAGTTATCGGAAAGCAAAGCTATACGTTTGAGTTTAGCAAACAAAACTTTATCAATGAAATAGCGCGCGCTAGAACTTTTGGATTTTTAAAAGACGTTCAAAAATTAAACGCTATGGGGCTAGCGCTTGGCGGAAGCCTAGATAATGCTGTTGTTATTGATGATACGCATATCTTAAATCCAGAGGGGCTTAGATTTGAAGATGAGTTTGTTCGCCATAAAATTCTTGATGCTATAGGCGATATAAGCTTGCTTGGAGCACCTATGGTTGGGGATTATGAGGCTTATGCAGGAAGTCATGATCTTAACCATAAGCTAACAAAAGCTATCTTAGCTGATGAAAAAAACTATGAGATAGTTACCATAAAAGAAGGGCTTAAAGAGCCAGAATACGCAAAGGCTTTTGCATAA
- a CDS encoding glycoprotease, which yields MISILSQIGSKFKIKSITYANTPGSFMGLKVSYVVLKTYCIAKDCDFYAVSGFELNNYGAIKANKNMSFVYENGSVNLKKVMPTPFSLPSNLSNLNRSCDTLPNYIIDAI from the coding sequence TTGATAAGCATCTTATCTCAGATCGGAAGTAAATTTAAGATCAAAAGCATAACTTATGCAAATACTCCTGGTAGTTTTATGGGTTTAAAAGTATCTTATGTCGTGCTTAAGACGTATTGTATTGCAAAAGATTGCGATTTTTACGCAGTTAGTGGCTTTGAGCTAAATAATTATGGCGCCATTAAGGCAAATAAAAATATGAGCTTCGTCTATGAAAACGGGAGCGTAAATTTAAAAAAAGTTATGCCAACCCCATTTAGTTTGCCTAGCAATTTATCAAATTTAAATAGAAGTTGTGATACACTGCCTAATTATATTATAGATGCGATTTAG
- the thrB gene encoding homoserine kinase: MKILTPATSANLGPGFDSLGLALKLYNEVVVSPQKFTSISIVGEGSDKISLRKNNTFINIFNQIVFELTGKHLNFKFSFTNNIPFSRGLGSSSSVIVSAIALAYQISGFKTDRQQVLNRALEFENHPDNISPAVWGGFTANVVHKGVVYSHKMDLSSDLRAVVVIPNNAMSTKQSRGKLPKSYSMKDVVSNISHAAYLTACFMSKDYTNLKIASIDKMHEEIRMQGLNELFEIRELAYNNGALMSNLSGSGSSFLNLTYKDDANRLKDLLKQRFGDFRVEVFELDNNGFMISQK, encoded by the coding sequence TTGAAGATACTTACACCAGCTACGAGTGCAAATTTAGGCCCAGGATTTGACAGCCTTGGTTTAGCTTTAAAATTATATAATGAAGTTGTCGTTTCGCCACAAAAATTTACTTCTATTTCCATAGTCGGCGAAGGAAGTGACAAGATAAGTCTTAGAAAAAATAATACGTTTATAAATATCTTCAATCAAATTGTATTTGAACTTACGGGCAAACATTTAAATTTTAAGTTTTCTTTTACTAACAATATCCCGTTTTCTAGAGGTCTTGGTAGTAGCTCTTCTGTTATTGTAAGTGCGATAGCTTTGGCTTATCAAATTTCAGGATTTAAAACAGATAGACAGCAAGTGCTAAATAGAGCTTTGGAATTTGAAAATCATCCAGACAATATCTCTCCAGCGGTTTGGGGCGGATTTACCGCAAATGTCGTTCATAAAGGTGTCGTGTATTCGCACAAAATGGACTTAAGCTCAGATCTTAGGGCTGTAGTCGTGATACCAAATAACGCTATGAGTACAAAACAATCTAGAGGAAAGCTACCAAAATCATACTCTATGAAAGACGTCGTTAGCAACATATCTCACGCAGCTTATCTTACAGCTTGTTTTATGAGTAAAGATTATACAAATTTAAAAATAGCAAGTATAGATAAGATGCACGAAGAGATCCGTATGCAAGGACTAAATGAGCTTTTTGAAATAAGAGAGTTAGCCTATAATAACGGGGCTTTGATGAGCAATTTATCAGGTAGTGGCTCTAGCTTTTTAAATTTGACATACAAAGACGATGCAAATAGACTAAAAGATCTGTTAAAGCAGAGATTTGGTGATTTTAGAGTTGAAGTTTTTGAGCTAGATAACAACGGATTTATGATAAGCCAAAAATAA
- a CDS encoding DUF448 domain-containing protein — translation MNKNHKPIRMCVVCKGRFFQNELFKFASIDDEIIPNPKNTRSFYLCKNCMQKDRKELKKPLSRFSKNSVNLKEILIDG, via the coding sequence ATGAACAAAAATCATAAACCGATAAGAATGTGCGTGGTTTGTAAGGGTAGATTCTTTCAAAATGAACTTTTTAAATTTGCTTCTATTGATGATGAGATAATACCAAATCCAAAAAATACAAGATCATTTTACTTGTGTAAAAACTGTATGCAAAAAGATAGAAAAGAACTAAAAAAGCCACTTTCAAGGTTTAGTAAAAATAGTGTAAATTTAAAGGAGATACTAATAGATGGCTAA
- the infB gene encoding translation initiation factor IF-2 encodes MANIRIHEIAKELGYSNKEILEKAKELGFKVTTSSSAVSPEDAVKLYDYVQFGKKPDDMEKKSKESHQQKTKVVKKEDKKQSQEIQANTQNEQIKKQSLKKQDDIKKQEPKENEIEQKEESLASSSLAKRRGLIIVKKKKEENIAQQVAQKIQATQPANKTLEAIFSSNDDNLKKKKKEKKITPASKKNNSAKIDLLDGINFSNDIVIEDENVVVLPDFTIQPIEVERQNTIKKQLNIYKTAQNNTYNFEGGIQRNSRKKHKKVVKDKENEEITSVNIPKEIRLYEFADKIKKSPSDIIAKLFMLGKMTTKNDFLEEDEIEILGAEFNIEINIIDTQEAFDYVKAYDDEEININKNEETRAPVVTIMGHVDHGKTSLLDYIRNSRVASGEAGGITQHVGAYMVEKNGKNITFIDTPGHEAFTAMRARGASVTDIVIIVVAADDGVKPQTKEAINHAKAAGVPIIIAINKMDKENANPDLVKTGLAELDILPTEWGGTYEFVPISAKTGMGIEDLLEIVLLQAEILELKANPNREAKATVIESSLQKGRGPVATIIVENGTLKVGDTIVAGVAYGKVRALQDDKGNALNSIKPGECGVIIGLSEVPDAGETLISVKTDKEAREYAAKKYEYLRQKELSKSTKVTLDELSAKIAEGELKSLPVIIKADVQGSLEAIKASLEKLRNDEIKVDIIHAGVGGISQSDVGLASASANCVIIGFNIRPTGEVKEKAKEKGVEIKTYSIIYNLIDDVKALLSGLMSPIISEEDLGQAVIKQVINVPKIGQIAGCMVTDGSIHRGAKIRVIRDGIVVFEGNISSLKRFKDDAKEVSKGYECGVGIEGYNDMREGDYIESYKEVQNKAEL; translated from the coding sequence ATGGCTAATATTAGAATTCATGAAATAGCAAAAGAGCTTGGTTACTCAAATAAAGAGATTTTAGAAAAAGCAAAAGAGCTTGGTTTTAAGGTCACTACTTCATCTAGTGCTGTATCGCCAGAGGACGCAGTTAAACTTTATGACTATGTTCAATTTGGCAAAAAACCAGATGATATGGAAAAGAAAAGTAAAGAGAGCCATCAACAAAAGACTAAGGTTGTTAAAAAAGAAGATAAAAAACAATCACAAGAGATTCAAGCAAATACCCAAAACGAACAGATCAAAAAACAGAGCCTTAAGAAGCAAGATGATATAAAAAAACAAGAACCAAAAGAGAATGAAATCGAGCAAAAAGAAGAGAGTTTAGCTAGTTCTAGTCTTGCAAAAAGAAGAGGGCTGATAATAGTAAAAAAGAAAAAAGAAGAAAATATAGCCCAACAAGTAGCGCAAAAAATACAAGCCACGCAACCAGCTAATAAGACACTAGAGGCTATATTTAGCAGTAACGATGATAATTTAAAAAAGAAGAAAAAAGAGAAAAAAATAACCCCTGCATCTAAAAAAAATAATTCAGCAAAGATCGATTTATTAGACGGAATAAACTTTAGCAATGACATAGTCATAGAAGATGAAAATGTCGTAGTTTTACCTGATTTTACCATACAGCCTATCGAAGTTGAGCGTCAAAATACGATAAAAAAACAATTAAACATTTATAAAACCGCACAAAACAATACTTATAATTTTGAAGGCGGAATTCAAAGAAATTCACGCAAAAAACATAAAAAAGTTGTAAAAGATAAAGAAAATGAAGAGATAACTAGTGTAAATATTCCAAAAGAGATACGTTTATATGAATTTGCAGATAAGATAAAAAAATCTCCTAGCGATATCATAGCAAAACTATTTATGCTAGGAAAAATGACGACTAAAAATGACTTTTTAGAAGAAGATGAGATAGAAATACTTGGCGCAGAATTTAATATAGAAATCAACATCATAGATACGCAAGAAGCGTTTGATTACGTAAAAGCTTATGACGATGAAGAGATAAATATTAACAAAAATGAAGAAACAAGGGCTCCAGTTGTCACTATAATGGGTCACGTAGATCATGGTAAAACTAGTTTGCTTGACTATATAAGAAACTCACGCGTAGCTAGCGGTGAGGCTGGCGGTATCACTCAGCACGTTGGTGCTTATATGGTTGAAAAAAATGGTAAAAATATAACATTTATAGACACTCCAGGACACGAAGCATTTACGGCTATGCGTGCGCGTGGAGCTAGCGTAACTGATATAGTCATCATAGTCGTAGCAGCAGATGATGGAGTAAAACCTCAAACAAAAGAAGCTATAAATCATGCAAAAGCAGCAGGAGTGCCTATCATCATAGCTATAAATAAAATGGATAAAGAAAATGCAAATCCAGATCTTGTAAAAACAGGACTTGCTGAGTTAGATATATTGCCTACTGAATGGGGTGGAACTTACGAGTTTGTGCCGATTTCAGCTAAAACAGGTATGGGCATCGAAGATCTGCTAGAAATAGTTCTTCTTCAAGCTGAAATTTTGGAACTAAAAGCAAATCCTAATAGAGAAGCAAAAGCTACTGTTATAGAAAGTTCTCTTCAAAAAGGTCGCGGACCGGTGGCTACTATCATAGTAGAAAACGGAACTTTGAAAGTAGGAGATACTATAGTTGCTGGTGTGGCTTATGGAAAAGTAAGGGCGTTGCAAGATGACAAGGGAAATGCTCTAAATTCTATAAAACCAGGCGAATGCGGTGTCATCATAGGACTTAGTGAAGTTCCAGATGCCGGAGAGACTTTAATTAGCGTCAAAACAGATAAAGAAGCGCGTGAATATGCCGCTAAAAAATATGAATATCTAAGACAAAAAGAGCTTAGTAAATCTACAAAAGTAACGCTTGATGAACTTAGTGCAAAAATAGCCGAAGGTGAGTTAAAAAGCCTTCCGGTTATCATAAAAGCAGATGTTCAAGGATCATTAGAAGCTATAAAAGCTAGTCTTGAAAAATTAAGAAACGATGAGATAAAAGTAGATATAATCCATGCCGGAGTAGGCGGTATAAGCCAAAGTGACGTTGGTCTTGCTAGTGCAAGTGCAAACTGCGTTATCATCGGTTTTAATATCAGACCAACTGGCGAAGTCAAAGAAAAAGCAAAAGAAAAAGGCGTAGAAATAAAAACATATAGCATTATTTATAATCTTATAGATGATGTAAAAGCACTCTTAAGCGGTCTTATGAGTCCGATAATAAGCGAAGAAGATCTTGGTCAAGCAGTTATCAAACAAGTTATAAACGTACCAAAGATCGGGCAGATCGCAGGCTGTATGGTAACTGATGGTAGCATACACAGAGGTGCTAAGATAAGAGTTATTCGTGATGGTATCGTTGTATTTGAGGGAAATATCAGCTCGTTAAAGAGATTTAAAGATGATGCAAAAGAGGTATCAAAAGGATATGAATGTGGTGTAGGCATAGAGGGTTATAACGATATGAGAGAGGGCGATTATATAGAAAGCTATAAAGAAGTGCAAAACAAGGCAGAACTATGA
- the rbfA gene encoding 30S ribosome-binding factor RbfA codes for MNAAEVKRLRTESILKELIPEALSTLEDAYLKGLCVTDVECKKGRYDAFVYLDKMMLDEREQAYVLSHLKRVCKYIQNHCMAAEGWYRAPNFHFKFDDRLEYQNRIDKVFDKISSELQKGDK; via the coding sequence ATGAATGCCGCCGAAGTCAAACGACTAAGAACAGAGAGTATATTAAAAGAGCTTATCCCAGAAGCTCTTAGCACTTTAGAAGATGCGTATTTAAAAGGACTTTGCGTTACTGATGTTGAGTGTAAAAAAGGCAGGTATGATGCTTTTGTGTATCTTGATAAAATGATGCTTGATGAAAGAGAGCAAGCTTATGTTCTTAGCCATTTAAAAAGAGTGTGTAAGTATATTCAAAATCATTGTATGGCGGCTGAGGGTTGGTATAGAGCTCCAAATTTTCATTTTAAATTTGATGATAGACTAGAGTATCAAAATCGTATAGATAAGGTTTTTGATAAGATCTCAAGCGAACTACAAAAAGGCGACAAATGA
- the rimP gene encoding ribosome maturation factor RimP: MTDLAALVSECGVNLYDTEIANDNGRTIFRVYITKNGGVNLNDCEAVSRLLSPIYDVMPPVSGDWVLEVSSPGIERKLSKIEHFKASIGELVKISLNDKSELKGKVLSVTDDKIAIDIDGVSNDINFIDIKRAKTYIEW, translated from the coding sequence ATGACAGATTTAGCAGCTCTAGTTTCTGAATGCGGTGTAAATTTATATGACACAGAAATAGCAAACGATAATGGTAGGACTATATTTAGAGTATATATCACAAAAAACGGCGGTGTAAATTTAAATGATTGCGAAGCCGTCAGCAGACTACTTTCGCCTATTTATGATGTTATGCCTCCAGTCAGTGGAGACTGGGTTTTAGAGGTTTCAAGTCCAGGAATCGAAAGAAAACTTAGCAAAATAGAGCATTTTAAAGCTAGCATCGGCGAACTTGTAAAAATAAGCTTAAATGATAAAAGTGAGCTAAAAGGCAAGGTTTTATCTGTTACTGATGATAAAATCGCTATAGATATAGATGGTGTCTCTAACGATATAAATTTTATAGATATCAAAAGGGCAAAAACATATATAGAGTGGTGA
- a CDS encoding DUF2920 family protein, whose translation MIQTKTYDIKSCDDVELGIERKSLLNFFLTYDDSKSIEAIVCIIPGLGADANYSYKEHLAQSIALNLNVAVLSVNYHCIANRPQIGAKTILDDIDKLIFRTSCEAIGFKLEKDFETKSEDTQYVDNIVNSLNLFIALGKVNGKFSSDFELNLHFTFQPPNGDYQNFGLMSAIDVINAILHVKANPPFNCNDDRWGGVPCILVGSSHGGYIANLCAKISPWIIDGVVDNSSWNISSDILKNKNYLQFSAMGFGKEIDYIRYSATNAIRKNLIFFYSDKTKWTSNSASPYFCSKSRLDIRDVNYPKHLYIQSRSNKPIYIGYHSINDHIANYYDKSKFYENLKLFKFDSNLTLIKDQNQVDGKFIKNLNHGMDMSIKTLILKEVPTILDKLKTLKKPKKAKKISYETDEWIYHFKQNKDKLELTCQKLEPKFE comes from the coding sequence ATGATTCAAACTAAAACTTATGATATAAAAAGCTGCGATGATGTAGAGCTTGGGATAGAGCGAAAATCACTTTTAAATTTCTTTTTAACTTATGATGATAGTAAAAGCATTGAAGCCATTGTTTGCATTATCCCAGGGCTTGGAGCAGATGCAAATTATAGCTATAAAGAGCATTTAGCCCAGAGTATAGCTTTAAATTTAAATGTTGCTGTTTTAAGCGTGAATTACCACTGCATAGCAAATCGCCCACAAATCGGAGCAAAAACTATACTTGATGATATAGATAAACTTATCTTTAGAACCAGCTGCGAAGCCATAGGTTTTAAGCTTGAAAAAGATTTTGAAACAAAATCAGAAGATACGCAATATGTAGATAATATAGTAAATTCTCTAAATTTATTTATAGCTTTAGGTAAAGTAAATGGTAAGTTTTCAAGTGATTTTGAACTAAATTTGCATTTTACTTTTCAACCGCCAAATGGAGATTATCAAAACTTTGGTTTGATGAGTGCAATTGATGTTATAAATGCTATTTTACACGTCAAAGCAAATCCGCCGTTTAATTGTAATGATGATAGGTGGGGGGGGGTGCCTTGCATCTTAGTAGGCTCAAGCCATGGTGGATATATAGCAAATTTGTGTGCCAAAATCTCACCTTGGATTATAGATGGCGTAGTGGATAACTCATCTTGGAATATCTCTAGCGATATTTTAAAAAATAAAAATTATTTACAATTCTCAGCTATGGGCTTTGGTAAAGAGATAGACTATATAAGATATTCAGCGACAAATGCAATCAGAAAAAATTTAATCTTTTTTTATTCAGATAAAACAAAATGGACTTCAAATTCCGCTTCGCCATATTTTTGTTCTAAAAGCAGATTAGATATAAGAGATGTTAATTACCCAAAACATTTGTATATTCAAAGCAGATCAAATAAGCCTATTTATATAGGATATCACTCAATAAATGATCATATAGCAAACTACTATGATAAATCTAAATTTTATGAGAATTTAAAGCTATTTAAATTTGATTCAAATTTGACTTTAATAAAAGATCAAAACCAAGTCGATGGTAAATTTATAAAAAATTTAAATCACGGTATGGATATGAGTATAAAAACTCTTATTTTAAAAGAAGTTCCAACAATTTTAGATAAGCTAAAAACGCTCAAAAAACCAAAAAAAGCTAAAAAAATCAGCTACGAAACAGACGAATGGATATATCATTTTAAACAAAACAAGGATAAATTAGAACTAACCTGCCAAAAACTAGAGCCTAAATTTGAATAA
- a CDS encoding (Fe-S)-binding protein — MQKYKFNIISDACVKCGKCKPNCTIFKISGDETKSPRGFLDLLGAYSRGELELDKNAKDIFESCFLCTNCVSECPNLLATDTMIENVRRDIADKFGIAWFKKVFFWLLRHRKIMDLAARMGYVFQSCGFKVGNGEMQARFSIPMLKKERLLPAASKKSFLNSHLEFIDNGGEKTIGIFIGCMGNYAYTSIGEGLLKICKTLNLNAHLMKDQSCCAAPAYFTGDFNTVEVLAKKNIAYFEKMLEICEAIIIPEATCSAMIKVDYEHFFANDEEWKSRAKNVSKKIFLATEYFEKYTNLSEILAKIGANLDKATITYHDPCHAKKMQGVFKEPRALLSKVYNIKEMSDTISCCGFGGVTMQSEKYHLSRAAGISRANSIIKTEANCVSAECSACKMQLNNALHLQNSDMRCENPIELIAKVL, encoded by the coding sequence ATGCAAAAATATAAATTTAATATCATTTCAGATGCGTGTGTAAAATGTGGAAAATGTAAGCCAAACTGCACTATTTTCAAGATCAGTGGCGATGAGACAAAGAGCCCTAGGGGATTTCTTGACTTGCTTGGTGCTTATAGTCGCGGTGAGCTTGAGCTAGATAAAAACGCTAAAGATATATTTGAAAGTTGCTTTTTATGTACAAATTGCGTAAGCGAATGTCCAAATTTATTAGCAACTGATACGATGATAGAAAACGTAAGACGCGATATAGCAGATAAATTCGGTATAGCGTGGTTTAAAAAAGTATTTTTTTGGCTACTTAGACATCGTAAGATTATGGATCTTGCAGCTCGTATGGGATATGTTTTTCAAAGTTGTGGATTTAAAGTAGGAAACGGCGAGATGCAAGCGCGTTTTAGCATTCCTATGTTAAAGAAAGAAAGACTACTTCCAGCTGCAAGTAAAAAGAGTTTTTTAAATTCTCATCTAGAATTTATCGATAACGGCGGCGAAAAAACAATCGGAATTTTCATAGGCTGTATGGGAAACTACGCATATACTAGCATCGGCGAAGGGTTACTTAAAATTTGTAAAACATTAAATTTAAATGCTCATTTGATGAAAGATCAAAGTTGTTGTGCTGCTCCGGCGTATTTTACAGGAGACTTTAACACAGTTGAGGTTTTGGCTAAAAAAAATATTGCGTATTTTGAGAAAATGCTTGAAATTTGTGAAGCTATCATTATCCCAGAAGCCACTTGTAGTGCGATGATAAAGGTTGATTACGAACATTTTTTTGCAAATGATGAAGAGTGGAAGAGCCGTGCTAAAAATGTGAGTAAAAAGATATTTTTGGCTACTGAGTATTTTGAGAAATATACAAATTTAAGTGAAATTCTTGCAAAAATAGGGGCAAATTTAGATAAAGCCACTATTACTTATCACGACCCTTGTCACGCTAAAAAAATGCAAGGCGTATTTAAAGAACCTAGAGCTTTACTAAGTAAGGTTTATAATATCAAAGAGATGAGCGATACTATTAGTTGTTGTGGATTTGGTGGCGTTACTATGCAAAGTGAGAAGTATCATTTATCTCGCGCAGCAGGAATTAGCAGAGCTAATAGCATAATAAAAACTGAAGCTAACTGCGTAAGTGCAGAGTGCAGTGCTTGTAAAATGCAACTAAATAACGCACTTCATCTTCAAAATTCCGATATGAGATGTGAAAATCCTATCGAGCTTATAGCAAAAGTGCTGTAA
- a CDS encoding pyrroline-5-carboxylate reductase: MKIYILGGGNMGTAMAYGLKNSGFDVIIVGRDKAKLADLKEAGFSVELYGDVFDIKDKNIILAVKPYALQSVSNLLKGDAKVCISVLARTDLKLLKTHIKAQNYAVCLPNIAAKFNSSITPFMSEGDTLLISQILNGFGSSVKLETKNELDAASVLAGCAPAYLAIVAEALSNAGVLEGLKKDDANILVNGLFNGFSKLLASSHPALIKEAVCSPGGTTIEGVAQLEKYAIRSAFIEAVKASTKKQRS; encoded by the coding sequence ATGAAAATATATATTTTAGGCGGCGGAAATATGGGGACTGCTATGGCTTACGGGCTAAAAAATAGCGGTTTTGATGTCATTATAGTAGGAAGAGATAAAGCAAAACTTGCAGATCTAAAAGAAGCAGGATTTAGCGTAGAGCTTTATGGCGATGTCTTTGATATAAAAGATAAAAATATAATACTTGCAGTAAAGCCGTATGCTTTACAAAGTGTATCAAATTTACTAAAAGGAGATGCAAAAGTTTGCATAAGCGTATTAGCAAGAACAGATCTTAAACTATTAAAAACTCATATAAAAGCTCAAAATTACGCTGTTTGCTTACCAAATATCGCTGCTAAATTTAACTCTAGCATAACGCCTTTTATGAGTGAAGGCGACACACTTTTGATATCGCAAATTTTAAACGGCTTTGGTAGCTCAGTCAAGCTCGAAACTAAAAATGAGCTAGACGCCGCTAGTGTGCTAGCAGGATGTGCGCCTGCATATCTTGCTATCGTAGCTGAAGCTCTAAGTAACGCAGGAGTTTTAGAAGGATTAAAAAAAGATGATGCAAATATCTTAGTAAATGGGCTTTTTAACGGCTTTAGTAAGCTTTTAGCAAGTTCGCATCCAGCTCTTATCAAAGAAGCAGTTTGTAGCCCAGGAGGTACTACGATAGAAGGCGTAGCCCAGCTTGAAAAATACGCTATTAGAAGTGCTTTTATAGAAGCTGTAAAAGCAAGCACAAAAAAACAGAGAAGTTAA
- a CDS encoding DUF5718 family protein, with product MKNFLGFGVVGNFAFHLEQAGEASDFVDIKTKEADAPKGIFPFYIPGFDGFLGRDCIDNLNLILARGKDIQAEPEIAIRCEFEYENGIVKGITPIAFMAFNDASIRGDKTATKISQKKNFSSGSKGFGNEIKIDKFDETGICNDYSLVSFLKSNEEFFRYGECAKISEYNYIYAKLLGWIKDTFNSQKDFSVLEDLGEILRKSGYKKDVIITIGATRYEPKGENRFLKSGDEISIVSFNHTKYSLNDITNFIKNDENMSKFDDISVLKQVVK from the coding sequence ATGAAAAATTTTTTAGGATTTGGGGTGGTCGGGAACTTTGCTTTTCATTTAGAACAAGCAGGAGAGGCTAGTGATTTTGTGGATATCAAGACCAAAGAAGCAGACGCTCCAAAAGGGATTTTCCCTTTTTATATTCCTGGATTTGATGGATTTTTGGGAAGAGATTGTATTGATAATTTAAATTTGATATTAGCTCGCGGTAAAGATATTCAAGCTGAACCAGAAATAGCCATTAGATGTGAGTTTGAGTATGAAAATGGTATCGTCAAAGGTATCACGCCGATTGCGTTTATGGCATTTAACGACGCTTCTATCAGAGGTGATAAGACAGCTACTAAAATATCTCAAAAAAAGAATTTCTCAAGTGGTTCAAAAGGTTTTGGTAACGAGATAAAAATAGATAAATTTGATGAAACCGGTATTTGCAACGATTACTCTTTAGTTTCGTTTTTAAAAAGCAATGAAGAGTTTTTTAGGTATGGCGAGTGTGCGAAAATAAGTGAATATAACTATATCTACGCCAAGCTTTTAGGCTGGATAAAAGACACTTTTAACTCTCAAAAAGATTTTTCTGTACTTGAGGATTTAGGTGAAATTCTAAGAAAAAGCGGGTATAAAAAAGATGTCATCATCACAATAGGAGCCACTAGATATGAACCTAAGGGTGAAAATCGCTTTTTAAAAAGTGGCGATGAGATAAGTATCGTAAGCTTTAATCATACAAAATATAGCTTAAATGATATAACAAATTTTATAAAAAACGATGAGAATATGAGTAAATTTGATGATATTTCAGTTTTAAAACAGGTTGTAAAATGA